catttgaggctgactgcagtacaattttactgccgccaacttatatttcgagaaaagaccacaaagataagagagattagggctcgtacagaggcatataggcagtcatttttccctcgttgtgtttgggagtggaacagggagagaagatgctagttgtggtacgaggtgccctccgccacgcaccatatggtggattgcggagtatttatgtagatggagatgtagacaaACCCTGGTGGActctcaggaactgcaggtcaagtaggatttttaaagtttcattggaatagtgttgaacagaggctgtcagtctttgtctcaattagttagagagatttcagtgctaaccaagaacaagtgattgctttgtactcgTTTCatatatgtaccggcaattagctttgaagtagcaagtccgaataaatagactgaatctttcTAAGGGGTTTATAGTCTAatacctcacataagtatatgtgagaataaacttgatagaaactaacgaatcttttctgcctattgcaattgtgtaacctattttcaggaaacttgtttgcttcaaaccaaggagattctctccctctcatctccgatataaaggttgacagcaattgtcgttaacgtcccgattgcgctacgcagttcgcacgTACTTCACTCTGGTacagtgaggctgtgccgggacgcgacaaaccgaacgcgactggaacgggaggaCTAAGAATGATACACAAAGTACTCTCCatcacacaccgcaaggtggcttgcggagtatagtccgtcggtaaactgaagagcgagcgagcgagtccccactctgccaacccaccTACGTCACAggacgcttctacaggctgtttcacaacgtagtaccggccctgccgctGTGCGcgatttaaatctgtggcgacgccttgTACAGATAGgtctcggctgcgttcattttgagacaaatgcattaagaccataaggagtacaaaaaacgatagcttcttccgaaacacaacgtaatagagtaaataatattaagataagaagtcaggattatactacaaacatagaaacgaatgcctgttcatgtgaatgtattgtatgttcctctactgctattcgtaaaacgaaccccatataatgcaatcaatctgtagaatttaaggcttgttcttactttgtgtttctactaaaaggtaaaagttttctttgaaggacttgcaacacgaagagtgtttagaAGGTAAGCAGAAATTTATGATTTTGTGTATTGTATGAGTCCTATTTGCACTACTTTCTTGTCACTGTgttcgtaaacatgtctcaaacgtatgtgtacaatgttatgcatattgggtacttactctgttgtcagctgtcaataGGTTACATGTGTTTTCGTAGCATCAAGGATTATTTGTTTTGCATAAAAACAGATTAgagaatctgcattaaattttgttataagaatggaataaattgtatgatatttttagagatgttaaatattgcttttgatgAGTCTGTATGTGAGTGAACCAAGGGCAcataagtggtataaacatttcaaagcaggctttaaaggacagcagttttacaagcatggatgagattaaaaatgcacagttaagagacctataaactatcgcgaagaaacagttcctaaagaatttcgggaactggaaaaagcactggcgcaagtgtatagtatgtaattgGGAATAtattgaagaggataacattgctgtagattaagaaATAAAGTTcttgccaaaaaataaaaattaatgtgtgaACGCACCTcatatgtcaagctttttgcttagaagtccagaatagATATAcatgttttgaagaaaatttcatCAGTGTTTAGAAAAGCTATTGAGCACATATTTCAAGCAATGTGTCTCAGAATCAGGtaaatagtgaccgagatagagatttagtgttccataatcATCAAAGgtgttacgtgattttgaaacggtctataacgatcggtttcctcccaagattattagttttccttcatgGCGATGCCATTAAACtatgcggcttattttcgcgttcgTGCCTTATGTGTCCTAttgggcgaggctgacgtttgcatagatTGCAGCCCTttaattgggactggtaatatttgcTAACAGTTCTTTTTGGGCTGTCTCTTTAATTTACGCtgcaataacattagagacgatcgaaggctcgttactccgcaaatacatCCTCTTctccgtattctgcacattttcttgcaatgctagacgattatccatcacttccggatatcgaagtacatcagtaagtgtacagggtgttacaaaaaggtacggccaaactttcaggaaacattcctcacacacaaagaaagaaaatatgttatgtggagatgtgtccggaaacgcttactttccatgttagagctcattttattacttctcttcaaatcacattaatcatggaatggaaacacacagcaacagaacgtaccaccgagacttcaaacactttgttacaggaaatgttcaaaatgtcctccgttagcgaggatacatgcacccaccctccgtcgcatggaatccctgatgcgctgatgcagccctggagaatggcgtattgtatcacagccgtccacaatacgagcacgaagagtctctacatttggtaccggggttgcgtagacaagagctttcaaatgcccccataaatgaaagtcaagagggttgaggtcaggagagcgtggaggccatggaattggtccgcctctaccaatccatctgtcaccgaatctgttgtggggaagcgtacgagcacttcgactgaaatgtgcaggagctccatcgtgcatgaaccacatgttgtgtcgtacttgaaaaggcacatattctagcagcacaggtagagtatcccgtaagaaatggtgataacgtgctccattgagcgtaagtggaagaacatgcggcccaatcaagacatcaccaacagtgcctgcccaaacgttcacagaaaatctgtgttgatgacgtgattgtgcaattgcgtgcggattctcgtcagttcacacatgttgattgtgaaaattaacaatttgatcacgttggaatgaagcctcaaccgtaaagagaacatttgcactgaaatgagggttgacacattgttggatgaactattcgcagaagtgtacccgtggaggccaatcagctgctgatagtgcctgcacacgctgtacatggtacggaaacaactggttctcccgtagcactctccatacagtgacgtggtcaacgttaccttgtacagcagcaacttctctgatgctgactttagggttatcgtcaactgcacgaagaattgcctcgtccactgcaggtgtcctcgtcgttctaggtcttccccagtcgcgagtcataggctggaatctcCCGTCCTCCCTATGACGCtcccctttttgcagcggtgtaccgtaggtctctagaagagcgtagcgttccaaaggattggaaaagggcacaggtcatccccgttttcaagaagggacgtcgaacatgtgcagaactatagacctatatctctaacgtcgatcagttgcagaattttggaacacgtattatgttcgagtataatgacttttctggtggctagaaatctactctttggGAATCaccatgagtttcgaaaaagacgatcgtgtgaaacccagctcgggctattcgtccacgagactcagagggccatagacacgggttcccaagtagatgccgtatttcttgacttccgcaaggcgttccatagagttccccacagtcgtttaatgaacaaagtaagagcatatggactatcagaccaattgtgtgattggattgaagagttcctagataacagaacgcagcatgtcattctcaatggggagaagtcttccgaagtaagagtgatttcaggtgtgtcgcagggtagtgtcataggaccgttgctattcacaatatacataaatgaccttgtggatgacatcggaagttcactgaggctttttgcagatgatgctgtggtgtatcgagaggttgtaacaatggaaaattgtactgaaatgcaggaggatctacagcgaattgacgcatggtgcagggaatggcaattgaatctcaatgtagacaagtgtaatgtgctgcgaatacatagaaagatagatcccttatcatttagctacaaaatagcaggttagcaactggaagcagttaattccataaattatctgggagtaggcattaggagtgatttaaaatggaattatcatataaagttgatcgtcggcaaagcagatgccagactgagattcattggaagaatcctaaggaaatgcaatcggaaaacaaaggaagtaggttacagtacgcttgttcgcccactgcttgaatactgctcagcagtgtgggatccgtaccagatagggttgatagaagagatagagaagatccaacggagagcagcgcgcttcgttaaaggatcatttagtaatcgcgaaagcgttacggagatgatagataaactccagtggaagactctgcgggagagacgctcagtagctcggaacgggcttttgttaaagtttcgagaacataccttcaccgaagagtcaagcagtatattgctccctcctacgtatatctcgcgaagagaccatgaggataaaatcagagagattagagcccacacagaggcataccgacaatccttcttccacgaacgatacgagactggaatagaagggagaaccgatagaggtactcagggtaccctccgccatacaccgtcaggtggcttgcggagtatggatgtagatgtagatgtagattgcttcgaacgtcttcctgtcgggacaccttcgttctggaaatctgtctcgatacaagcgtaccgcgccacggctattgcccctcgctaatccgtacatcaaatgggcgtctgccaacttcgcatttgtaaacattgcactgactgcaaaaccacgttcttgatgaacactaacctgttgaagctacgtactgatgtgcttgatgctagtactgtagagaaatgagtcgcatgtcaacacaagcaccgaagtcaacattaccttccttcaattgggccaactggcggtgaatccaggaagtacactacatactgacgaaactaaaatgagctctaacatggaaattaagcgtttccggatacatgtccacataacatcttttctttatttgtgtgtgaggaatgtttcctgaaagtttggccgtacctttttgtaacaccctgtatagtcgctGCGATCACATATGCTTTAATAAAAATATTGCTACTGCAATCCCCACTcctattataataaatgaaaaatacacgCGAAATTCCTTGTCGTATTTCAATAAATACACAAGCTCTCCGTAGTTTTCATTGAAGACACTTTTTTCAAACCGTCTTTTTACCTctcctaatctacatctacatggatactctgcaaatcacatttaagtgcctggcagaaggttcatcgaatcaccttcacaattctctattgttccaatctcgtatagcgcgcggaaagaacgaacacctatatctttccgtactagctctgatttcccccattttatcgtggagatcgtttctccctatgtaggtcggtgtcaacaaaatattttcgcattcgcaggagaaagttggcagtacctttttgtaacaccctgtataaagttaactcactgacactggcaactaagatcccacgaacagaaacgacgtatatcactgcacgccgatctacaccgctagacaggtaacgggcaatacattttgggtgcccctgtaggccggtagcagcgttcttccgggaaaggccgctTCCCCCGCCAAAAGCGCTGCTCACCCTTGAGTCTACAGACAGAGTATACAGGCGTAGATGTAGGTGGAGGCGTGCTCGAATGTGGTACGAGCAGCTAGCGTGAGGAATAGCGCCAGTGTCGCAGCCTGTGGAGACGGGCGCTGGAGGGCGAGTCGGGAGGGCGGCCCTCGCGTGGGGTGGGAGGCGGCGGCGGCACTTGAGTCGCGGCCGCAATGGCGCCGGCCCCCGGCACCGGGCACCTGCTCCCGGCCGCCGCAGCTTCGTGCCCTGCCGACCGCCGACCGCCGACCGCCGACCAGCCGATCTTTTGACTCGCGTAGTGGGAGGGGGGAGTGGCGGGGGGGAGGCGCCGGGGGCGGCCGCACCAACTTCACCTGCCCGCCAAAACACGCGGGGCAGGGGGCGGCCGGTGGAGGGGCTGCGCGGCCAGCGATTGGCCGGCGCCCCCCAGGGAGACACCCCTCGCTTGCGGCCGTCCCCGCCCCGCGAGTGTATATATGGGGGCGCGACGCGGCGGCCGCGGCACATCTAAAGTACAGCGGCGAGCCAGCGAGCGGCGGCGCCACAGACGGCACGCTGCCCCTCTGCTCCAGAcacacgccgccgccgcccccgccgctctGCTACCGGGAGCTGCCGCAGCGCTGCTGCATGCGGAGGATGGGCACAGGTAGGCCACAACCACTTGCGTGCCGCAACAGCCCCCACTGTTTTCACAAAACACACCACTTCTGCATCTTCTTTCAGGCATACTTAAGCACTTTTCTGCACGcactgttctttttatttatttctactttGATTCCGTGTGCGATTCCGACATTAGTCCGGTACTAAGGACCAGTAACTCAGTTTACTTATTATTTACTTACATTTGACTAACAGTTGCTTATAATCTGTAacggtgactagtttcgaacactACCGTTCATTTCCAAATCATTGCCTGCATCTGTAATATTTGACTGTACCGTAATTCCAGTGGAACATTCGAAAGATTTGTCCATACAGCAGGGCACTGCTATAAatgttacttgttatgttgatctgGTGTATcaacaagccggccgttgtggccgagcggttctaggcgcttcagtcgggaaccgcgcgactgctacggtcgcaggttcgaatcctgactcgggcatggatgtgtgtgatgtccttaggttagttaggtttaagtagttctaagttctaggggactgatgacctcagatgttaagtcccatagtgctgagagccatttgaaccatttgtatcaacAAGTCCCTCGAATGTTCCACTGGAATTGTGTTACAGATGAAAGCAATGGTTTGAAAATGAACGGTAAAGCTCACTGTTACAGATTACAAGCAACTGTGACAGGAAACAAATAgtgacaaatttctttttttttatttagtggctGAAAAGTTTGTTGGCAGAAGCTTGTATTTGCCAAACTCTTTTGTTTCACATGCTTAACATACTTCGAGTAATTTGCGCCAGCCTCAGTGGTTTCTGTACCTCATCTTCTACCGTGTCTAATTCTTAACACAAAAAAGAAGTTGCCATGACAGACTGTTTTGCATTtcacaatttttaaatattgtgcCGTGGGCCGCTTCCATACGATTCTGGCATACTTCGCCAGTGAGCatcttgtttaaaattttttatgtgctttctttcaaaaaaaatgttcaaatgtgtgtgaaatcttatgggacttaactgctaaggtcatcagtccctaagcttacacactactcaacctaaattatcctaaggacaaacacacacacccatgcccgagggaggactcgaacctccgccgggatcagccgcacagtccatgactgcagcgcctgcctTCTTTCGATGTGTAAATCTCTTCACGCTTATCTCAGTACACAAGTCTATAATGCAAGCATACTGCATT
This Schistocerca nitens isolate TAMUIC-IGC-003100 chromosome 1, iqSchNite1.1, whole genome shotgun sequence DNA region includes the following protein-coding sequences:
- the LOC126224247 gene encoding translation initiation factor IF-2-like, which codes for MSPTRPAVAPYGTKFNSPYESECQGVGRSVQQQWPVSPGTRRRLSGQGAGVTAERRGEQQAGRPPAREAGNRGRVAAQPQPRLRALPTADRRPPTSRSFDSRSGRGEWRGGGAGGGRTNFTCPPKHAGQGAAGGGAARPAIGRRPPGRHPSLAAVPAPRVYIWGRDAAAAAHLKYSGEPASGGATDGTLPLCSRHTPPPPPPLCYRELPQRCCMRRMGTGKTAAGRASPRTPSAASAAPPPAETVIKGLGGGG